Within Salarias fasciatus chromosome 15, fSalaFa1.1, whole genome shotgun sequence, the genomic segment CTCCAGTTTCATCCGGCCGCGGCGAAATGAAGAGTCTTTGAATTTATCTGACGAGCTGCTCAGAGAATACAAATCATTTATATCCGAGTCGTCCAGGTTGGACTAtctctccagcctgcagcttcctcttttCAGACGCCTGTCCTCTGCACTGTAGATTTAATTAGTTCTGCCCCAGTAACCCTGCGTCTTTCTGCCTCCTTCCCTCAGGATACGGCCACGCAGCCCCCAGCACAGATGGAGGGAAGGTGTTCTGCATGCTCTACGCCCTCCTGGGCATCCCCCTCACCCTGGTCATGTTCCAGAGCGTGGGCGAGCGGATCAACACCTTCGTCAGGTACCTGCTCCACCGCCTGAAGAAGTGCCTTGGCATGAGGCGCACCGAGGTGTCCATGGTCAACATGGTGACCATCGGATTCATCTCCTGCATGAGCACGCTGTGCGTGGGGGCGCTGGCCTTCTCGCAGTTCGAGGGGTGGACCTTCTTCCACGCCTACTACTATTGCTTCATCACCCTCACCACCATCGGCTTCGGGGACTACGTGGCGCTGCAGAGCGAGCACGCCCTGCAGACGAAGCCGGAATACGTGGCCTTCAGCTTCATCTACATCCTGACGGGCCTGGCCGTGATCGGGGCCTTCCTCAACCTGGCGGTGCTGCGCTTCATGACCATGAACGCCGAGGACGAGAAGCGGGACGCCGAGCAGAGGGCGCTGCTCGCGCACAACGGTCAGGCCGGGGGCCACGTCCACTGCGCCGCCGACccggcctccgcctcctccacgcCGTCCGGGTGCGGGGGCGGCAGCGCGGTCGGCGGGAGCGGCGGGGGGGGAGCGGCGAGTCGGGGTCTCCGCAACGTTTACGCGGAGGTGCTCCACTTCCAGTCCATGTGCTCCTGCCTGTGGTACAAAAGCCGGGAGAAGCTGCAGTACTCCATACCCATGATCATCCCGCGCGACCTCTCCACCTCGGACACCTACATGGAGCAGGGGGAGGCGTTCTCCAACCCCCTGCACTCCAACGGCTGCGTGTGCGGCCTGCAGCACCACTCGGGCATCAGCTCGGTGTCCACCGGCCTGCACAGCATCAACACCTACAGGAGACTCAATAAACGGAGGAGCTccatctgaaaaaaacaaacaaaaaaaagccagGAGGACTTCACGGTTTTATGAGGGAAGCCCCTCGAAgtgtggcatttttttttttttttggctctggACATGGTGAAAAGCCAATTTCAGTCACGCAAGCGGTGCCTGCCAACTGGGATTGGAGGTGCAACAGATGTGTATTTAACTTCCACAGGCTCTGCGCGGCGCTAACGTCGCTGGTGGTTGTTCAGGAGCTCCATCACTCAGACTCTGGAGCTGTCTGAAGACGGGGAATACATTTCTGCACCTCAGAATACTGAATATTTTCTCTGTTCACGAGAAAGAATACATCTTCTAgtatgaaaatgaacaaaacacactgtgaGACATGTTTTAGGAAAGGATCGGGGTGGAATAATTGTACATAATGGCCAACTAAAattattttatcaaaacaaaaacaacaaaaaacaaaaatgtaaatccATATTTTTCAATTACACTTTCCCTGGAAGTTGAACACTCACTTgagaaaaatagaaatgtgtATATATTTGGAAACTTCACCACTTCAAAacgaaaaatattttttcagtcaaattttttccaaaaccaaaaaaaaaaaaaaaaaaaaaaaaagatctcggCAGCATCTtctatggtgtgtgtgtgtgtgtgtgcgtgtatgtgtgtgtgtgtgtgtgtgtgtgtgtgtgtgtgtgtgactacaGTTCAGGATCAACACCGAGTTTCTTTTACTGTTTCTGCTTCCATGAGTGAAATCACATGACAGGCACATGAATGACGTTCTGACTGAGAATGAGCGAGCAGGTTTGGTTTCGCTGCTTGTGGACAATCAGGACACGTCTGACGCCGCTTTCTCGACGGCGTCTTTAACCACTGggcctccctgcctctccttTCAAACTATTACTATCAATTAGTTTCCTTCATGGTTTCTTTGCGTGCATCAACTGTTTCATGTCCATGTTGCTTATCATATAGCACGACTATATTCCGAGAGTTTGAATTAGAGCATGTGAGCTCACCTGTGTATAGTAGGACCTCGTATTCTCTTCACTACTGCACCTTATCAGGACTGCTGTTTTTCTGACACTGGACACCAGTCTgctattttaggttttttttttttttttttgctatgtaAATGACACAGTGGTGTTACTTCTTTCTTGTGTTAGCAGTGGGAGGTGTGTATCTTGATACTAGTTTCTGATTGAGAATAATAGCAGAACACCTCACGAATAAATGGCCTCAGAGTTTGCACCTCATGCACTTAGAGGGGGTCTTTGCTCCTGCCCCATCCGACCACACTTGACTCAGCCGACTGAGGTCCttatgcagtgttttcatatgttttcttctttcatgaTACGTGtcttatttaattttctttaattttgtttttcagtgtctcatttttctgtttcattttattttctactGGAATGTTCTTATTAACTGCAATATGCCTGTTAACATTGTCCAGCATCTCTCATTAACTGATGAGTGTGTATCTatacatttagattttttttttgtttgtttctttaccaATAATAAAGTATAATTTTAAGTTAAAACaatggtttgatttttttggtcTTAGCTGATGAAGTAGTGTATGTGTGCTCTGTTGTGCTCCCACAATAATTATTCTATTAtgctcaaaaacaaaacattgacgATGTGAAGAGTCTCACATGAAGTTTAACTCAatgcttattaaaaaaaaaaaaaaaaaaaactgcactcaCCAGAGTCCACTCTCCTCCCAGgacaaaaaaaggagaaagaaatctGTGGTATGATGTATTTAagtgaaaactaaaaatatatatttcagtaTGGATGATAAGGTAATATAAACTATTTAATTCATCAAACCATTATATCACAGCATGGGAACTatcagattaaaagaaaaaatacagagaaatatgAGCACAATATGCTCTGTGGACTTTCAAAATTCAATATGACAGGAGCTGTGCTTCAgaatgatgaagaaaacatgaGAACATAGAAGAAGGTGAATGGCGGTAATATATTTCTGGAGATATATTCAAAGGTAGCTCCTGTTCTCTGAGGAAGGCGATGCATTCAGCGGCACGGTGGAGTCATGGTGAGACGATCCTGTTAGAGTTTGGACTTGACggcatttctgtgtggagttgtgAGTAGGAAGCACCCAAGTTGGGTAAAGTGGTGTAGAAAATGGAAATTCACAGCATATCTTATCAGCAAAGGATTAAACATGTGCATCTGTGATTTCCTAAGtaaatagtttttgtttgttaaagaGACTCTTGAGAGTGCCGTTAAataattcatgttttcagtaGCTTTTTGTAACAGTCAAAGCATAACGAGCCCTTCCTGTGCTTTAACTctcagtggggaaaaaaaaacaacaaccaagaAACACGTCGCAGCTATTAACATGAGACTTTAaaggctgcctgctgctgctagAATTAAAAAAGAGGAATTCTGAAGATCAGACGTGGCTGCAGCAGGGTCAACAGTCATTGTTTACTAGACAATGTAAATTACAGAGCAGACTGTTTAAATGAAGCTTACAGTTTCCGACAGTGTGAGGTGAGTGAACAGCCTGCCACGTGACCGGCCGCACATCGCTGGAACAAATTCCTCAATTTGAAGCCGACTGTGTCGGCGCTGCTTTCAGCAGGGCTAACTTTTCACCAAGGCTTCAATGACAAGTTGCATAACCAAAGTTTGGATGGGGTGACTCGGGGTGTGTTCACCCTTGCTGCGATATTTATTACATAAACCTCACCGTCACACCTTTGTCGCTGCAGACCGTGAACTTTTCCACTCCACTTCCAAGGAGAAAGTGTCCCATTGATCAGCTGGGACCCAGAGTGGTCTGAGTCACTCTTGGCTCTGCAGTACTGCAGCTGTACAGTCACCTCACCTGTCAGGACGGTTTAGGTGACTGCTGTCTATCAGTGACCGCTGTCGCTTCGCAGCAAGAATAGAAAGACGTTGGTTTACGTTGAAATTATACTGCAGCTCAGACGTCAAACACAATGCATGGAACTAAAGGGGCATCAAACAGGTACCAAGCTGCCTGTGGCTAGTGGAGGAGCCTAAAGAAAACTCAATAGGAATCACTTCTAACTAGCCAGGAACCAAATAATAAAGAGGACTGGATCTGTTGTCAACCTAAACAAAGCAGAGTAATTAAATAGAGGCTACTTCTAATCCAGGAGGCTGTTCCAAACAAGATTACCATTAATAAGGTTATTAAGTTTACCAAACAATTCAAAATGGCAAACAAAGGGACTACGCTTACACTGTTAATCA encodes:
- the kcnk3a gene encoding potassium channel subfamily K member 3a, whose product is MKRQNVRTLALIICTFTYLIVGAAIFDALESQKETSQRRELDLRREQLLRTFNLTEDDFDELERVVLQLKPHKAGVQWKFAGSFYFAITVITTIGYGHAAPSTDGGKVFCMLYALLGIPLTLVMFQSVGERINTFVRYLLHRLKKCLGMRRTEVSMVNMVTIGFISCMSTLCVGALAFSQFEGWTFFHAYYYCFITLTTIGFGDYVALQSEHALQTKPEYVAFSFIYILTGLAVIGAFLNLAVLRFMTMNAEDEKRDAEQRALLAHNGQAGGHVHCAADPASASSTPSGCGGGSAVGGSGGGGAASRGLRNVYAEVLHFQSMCSCLWYKSREKLQYSIPMIIPRDLSTSDTYMEQGEAFSNPLHSNGCVCGLQHHSGISSVSTGLHSINTYRRLNKRRSSI